In Gemmatimonas sp. UBA7669, the following are encoded in one genomic region:
- a CDS encoding YbcC family protein, with protein sequence MMTPATGLATPTQAPTSIAGATTPPDNTTALAGAPLSVAEAALDAAILTACDRIAPAWPLDRAIAVNPCWGFIDKPFPEVAASLAAFSGATLLMPRSWYRDQYRAGRFTDADLEAVLKRAGDTRPLTQLLAALARDPQEPTPWGFMTEAVDAGRDLTHHWSWRAFVLRDISQACAACFDEGQARWSPDRSTGLYGVWRTLARHDLAPRLLMGASHHQADMDALPDDPRTLIVEAVAALGVAPEHWADYFTALLLSVNGWASAMAFRRWEARLLGGDDEQLVHLLAARLAWELLLARQYATSHTMMVWRAIQQGWQTAASEAAELRRDDWHFQRALELAYQRTLTRRLLPAPAADSHTATTSSAPRRTAAQVVFCIDVRSEVMRRAVERVSPDIETLGFAGFFGVPAAYKTPEGTLRPQLPGLLAPSVVIADEAAGSEEPTDRVVARMKARAAAGVSWKQLSSTPSSMFTFVESAGLAWAAALLRDGLKRLAPTRDPLRADDMTPSAPQLTRSTDGTLIGDEQRIALAAGILRTMSLTQDFAPLLVLLGHGASTSNNPQAAALQCGACGGQTGELNARAAAALLNDATVRVGLAQLGIDLGETFVLAGLHDTTTDDVTLYDVEHVPSAHTAALEMLRNTLRNAADVARAERAPGLGITAATTEELASRIRARARDWAELRPEWGLAGNAAFVIAPRARTRGLDLGGRVFLHDYRWSQDNEFRVLDLLLSAPMVVAHWINLQYYASTVDPLRYGSGNKVLHNVVGGRLGVLEGGQGDLRIGLARQSVHDGTAWRHEPLRLSVFVEAPTDAIDAVLARHRSVDDLVRNEWVHLHCLDPISGMVTQRRADGWHEVESWDVHIGALHAN encoded by the coding sequence ATGATGACTCCCGCGACCGGGTTGGCCACGCCCACGCAGGCTCCGACATCGATCGCCGGTGCGACAACCCCGCCTGACAACACGACGGCGCTGGCAGGTGCTCCGTTGTCGGTGGCGGAGGCGGCACTCGATGCTGCCATTCTCACGGCCTGTGATCGTATCGCCCCGGCCTGGCCACTCGATCGCGCGATCGCGGTGAATCCCTGCTGGGGCTTCATCGACAAGCCCTTCCCGGAGGTGGCGGCCTCGCTCGCCGCGTTCTCGGGGGCGACGTTGCTCATGCCGCGCAGCTGGTATCGCGATCAGTATCGTGCCGGCCGCTTCACGGACGCCGATCTCGAAGCGGTACTCAAGCGCGCGGGTGACACACGTCCGCTCACGCAGTTGCTGGCCGCGCTGGCGCGGGATCCGCAGGAGCCCACCCCCTGGGGCTTCATGACGGAAGCGGTCGATGCCGGACGCGATCTCACGCATCATTGGTCGTGGCGCGCCTTCGTGCTGCGCGACATCTCGCAGGCCTGCGCGGCCTGCTTCGATGAAGGACAGGCGCGGTGGAGTCCTGACCGCAGCACGGGCCTGTACGGGGTGTGGCGTACGCTCGCGCGTCACGACCTGGCGCCGCGTCTCCTCATGGGCGCGTCGCACCACCAGGCCGACATGGATGCGCTGCCCGACGACCCGCGCACGCTCATCGTGGAAGCCGTCGCCGCACTGGGTGTGGCGCCGGAGCACTGGGCGGACTACTTCACGGCCCTGCTGCTCAGTGTGAATGGCTGGGCGTCGGCCATGGCCTTCCGTCGCTGGGAGGCGCGTCTGCTCGGCGGTGATGATGAGCAGCTCGTGCATCTGCTCGCAGCACGTCTGGCCTGGGAGCTGTTGCTTGCGCGGCAGTATGCCACGTCGCACACGATGATGGTGTGGCGCGCCATTCAGCAGGGATGGCAAACGGCGGCCAGCGAGGCGGCGGAACTGCGTCGGGATGACTGGCATTTCCAGCGCGCGCTTGAGCTGGCGTATCAGCGCACGCTCACGCGCCGTCTGCTGCCGGCACCAGCGGCTGACTCGCACACCGCCACCACATCTTCGGCTCCGCGCCGCACCGCCGCGCAGGTCGTGTTCTGCATCGACGTGCGCAGCGAAGTCATGCGCCGCGCCGTCGAGCGCGTGTCGCCCGATATCGAAACGCTGGGCTTCGCCGGATTCTTCGGCGTCCCCGCAGCATACAAGACCCCCGAGGGCACGTTGCGGCCGCAGCTCCCCGGTCTGTTGGCGCCGTCCGTGGTGATTGCCGACGAAGCGGCCGGCAGCGAGGAGCCAACGGATCGTGTGGTGGCGCGCATGAAGGCGCGCGCCGCCGCCGGTGTGAGCTGGAAGCAGCTCAGCTCCACACCCTCGAGCATGTTCACCTTTGTCGAGTCGGCCGGTCTGGCCTGGGCGGCCGCGCTATTGCGCGACGGGCTCAAGCGACTCGCGCCCACGCGTGATCCGCTGCGTGCAGATGACATGACGCCGAGCGCGCCCCAGCTCACCCGCAGCACCGATGGCACGCTGATTGGCGATGAGCAGCGCATCGCGCTGGCGGCCGGAATCCTGCGCACCATGAGCCTCACCCAGGACTTTGCGCCACTGCTGGTGTTGCTGGGCCACGGCGCCTCAACCAGCAACAACCCGCAGGCGGCCGCGCTGCAGTGCGGAGCCTGTGGGGGCCAGACGGGCGAACTGAACGCGCGCGCTGCCGCGGCGCTGTTGAACGACGCAACGGTGCGAGTCGGTCTCGCGCAGCTCGGCATCGATCTTGGCGAGACGTTTGTGCTGGCCGGCCTGCACGACACGACCACCGACGACGTCACGTTGTACGACGTGGAGCACGTGCCGTCCGCGCACACCGCGGCGCTCGAGATGCTGCGCAACACGCTGCGCAACGCCGCCGACGTTGCGCGCGCCGAGCGCGCCCCCGGCCTCGGCATCACGGCCGCGACGACGGAAGAACTGGCCTCGCGTATTCGTGCCCGCGCGCGTGATTGGGCGGAGCTGCGCCCCGAGTGGGGACTGGCTGGCAATGCGGCGTTCGTGATTGCGCCGCGCGCGCGGACGCGTGGCCTCGATCTGGGTGGGCGCGTCTTCCTGCATGACTATCGGTGGTCGCAGGACAACGAGTTCCGCGTGCTCGACCTCCTGTTGTCCGCGCCGATGGTGGTGGCGCACTGGATCAACCTGCAGTACTACGCGTCCACGGTGGATCCGCTGCGCTACGGCAGCGGCAACAAGGTGCTGCACAATGTCGTCGGCGGACGTCTGGGCGTGCTGGAAGGCGGCCAGGGCGATCTGCGCATCGGTCTCGCGCGGCAGTCCGTACACGACGGCACCGCGTGGCGTCACGAGCCACTGCGTCTCTCGGTGTTTGTTGAAGCGCCAACCGATGCCATCGACGCGGTGCTGGCCCGTCATCGCAGCGTGGACGATCTCGTGCGCAACGAGTGGGTGCACCTGCACTGCCTCGACCCGATCAGCGGCATGGTCACGCAGCGTCGGGCCGACGGCTGGCACGAAGTGGAGTCCTGGGACGTGCACATCGGCGCGCTGCACGCCAACTGA
- a CDS encoding LysR family transcriptional regulator, with product MDQAEIHLSRLNYHHLQYFRAVAHEGNLTRAAQHLRVAQSALSTQIRQLEAQLGQALFERQGRRLVLTEAGRIALAYADTIAAAGRELVATLQEGRRHHRQVLRIGAVATLSRNFQRRFVAPILGNADVELVLHSGSLGELLSRLGAHNLDIVLSNRRVQEDAGTAWRCRRIARQQVSLIGPPRGGRPFRFPDDLVDTPLVLPSRDSDMRSGFDVLCEQFGVIPSIAAEVDDMAMLRLLARDSNYVSLVPAVVVLDELRSGLLEEYVAVPNLFEEFYAITVRRQYQHPLLRSLLERAEALVPDAISLADAEVAEHDVQHVVGVDDADQPGERLSGGQQVRRRDRRR from the coding sequence ATGGATCAAGCAGAGATTCACCTCAGTCGGCTCAACTACCACCACCTGCAGTACTTCCGCGCGGTGGCCCACGAGGGGAACCTCACCCGCGCCGCGCAGCATCTGCGCGTGGCCCAGAGCGCGCTATCCACACAGATCCGCCAACTCGAGGCACAGCTGGGGCAGGCGCTTTTTGAACGGCAGGGGCGACGCCTGGTCCTCACCGAGGCCGGACGCATCGCCCTGGCCTATGCCGACACCATTGCGGCCGCTGGGCGCGAACTGGTGGCCACGCTGCAGGAAGGACGGCGCCACCACCGCCAGGTCCTGCGCATCGGCGCGGTGGCCACCCTCTCCCGCAACTTCCAGCGGCGCTTCGTGGCGCCGATCCTGGGTAATGCCGATGTGGAGCTTGTGCTCCATTCCGGTTCGCTGGGTGAGCTGCTCTCGCGGCTGGGCGCCCACAATCTCGACATCGTGCTCTCCAATCGTCGCGTACAGGAAGACGCCGGGACCGCCTGGCGTTGCCGACGCATTGCCAGACAGCAGGTCAGTCTGATTGGGCCACCGCGTGGCGGACGGCCCTTTCGATTTCCTGACGACCTGGTGGATACGCCGCTCGTCCTGCCCAGTCGCGACAGCGACATGCGCAGCGGCTTTGACGTGCTCTGCGAACAGTTCGGTGTCATTCCCTCCATTGCGGCCGAAGTGGATGATATGGCCATGCTGCGTCTGCTGGCGCGTGACAGCAACTACGTGTCACTCGTGCCGGCCGTCGTGGTACTCGACGAGTTGCGCAGCGGACTGCTCGAGGAGTACGTGGCCGTGCCCAATCTGTTCGAGGAGTTCTACGCCATCACGGTGCGCCGGCAGTACCAGCACCCGCTCCTGCGCTCGCTGCTCGAGCGCGCCGAGGCGCTGGTGCCCGATGCCATCTCACTTGCCGATGCAGAAGTCGCGGAACACGATGTCCAGCACGTCGTCGGTGTCGATGACGCCGATCAGCCCGGAGAGCGACTCTCTGGCGGTCAACAGGTGCGCCGCCGCGACCGGCGCCGGTAG
- a CDS encoding NADH-quinone oxidoreductase subunit L has product MHPAYVSLLVPAAYLAGALLPSRFWPTQPSGQWSAVRRLSGLVLLLACAQSLIAWWRPDDSSLTLPGFVPLTIRADALSAVLHLLIAGLAAVILPFAGRYLAGEPGQRAFQRWFLSALAAVSLLVTTDDLLVLALTWTVANFALHKLLAHYTDRPEAVVAAHKQWLVNVAADLLLVVAVGLVWQTVGSQRISDLSSLLATSATLPNALQSAAVLVVLAVCLRTAQLPAQGWLIQVMEAPTPVSAFLHAGLVNIGGVVLLRLAALLTASWPAQTLLVVVGGTTAVLAALVMQTRVSIKVSLAWSTSAQMGFMLVELGLGAYRLALLHLLAHSLYKAHAFLTSGRTVEQWIRAHTVTLPQARAVSDWVRALGIAVAVVTLLFVSSARWNVASPDDLLSGSMLALALMPLLTVRVGDGMAALFAHARLATGLLIIAFAAHALAQIMPAPELLVAPDALRLALAATLALALVITQVLITVQPHGAFAKALYPACFAGFYVDEVFTRLTFRWWPPRTPARTTAHASAFPAALHSSPA; this is encoded by the coding sequence ATGCATCCTGCTTATGTCTCCCTGCTGGTGCCGGCGGCCTACTTGGCCGGCGCCTTGCTGCCTTCGCGGTTCTGGCCAACTCAGCCGAGTGGCCAATGGTCGGCGGTTCGCCGGCTCAGTGGGCTGGTCCTTCTTCTGGCATGCGCCCAGTCATTGATCGCTTGGTGGCGTCCTGATGATTCGTCACTGACGCTGCCTGGCTTCGTCCCACTGACGATTCGCGCTGATGCCCTGAGCGCGGTGCTGCACCTGCTCATTGCTGGGCTGGCCGCCGTCATCCTGCCTTTCGCGGGCCGTTACCTCGCCGGTGAGCCCGGCCAGCGCGCCTTCCAGCGGTGGTTCCTGTCGGCGCTGGCCGCCGTGTCGCTGCTGGTCACCACCGATGATCTGCTGGTGCTGGCCCTGACCTGGACGGTCGCCAACTTCGCGCTTCACAAGCTGCTGGCCCACTACACCGATCGCCCGGAAGCGGTGGTGGCCGCCCACAAGCAGTGGTTGGTGAATGTCGCGGCCGATCTGCTGCTCGTCGTGGCCGTGGGGCTCGTCTGGCAGACCGTGGGCAGCCAGCGCATCAGCGATCTGAGCAGCCTGCTGGCCACGTCGGCCACCCTGCCGAACGCGCTTCAGTCGGCAGCGGTCCTTGTGGTGCTCGCCGTCTGCCTGCGTACCGCGCAACTGCCGGCGCAGGGTTGGCTCATTCAGGTCATGGAAGCGCCCACCCCCGTGTCGGCCTTTCTGCACGCGGGACTGGTCAACATCGGCGGTGTGGTGCTGCTGCGACTTGCGGCGCTGCTGACGGCCTCGTGGCCTGCGCAGACCTTGCTGGTCGTGGTCGGCGGCACCACGGCGGTACTCGCGGCGCTGGTCATGCAGACGCGCGTGAGCATCAAGGTGTCGCTTGCCTGGTCCACCAGCGCGCAGATGGGCTTCATGCTGGTCGAGTTGGGCCTTGGTGCCTACCGCCTCGCGCTGCTGCACCTGCTCGCGCACTCGCTCTACAAGGCGCATGCCTTCCTGACCTCGGGCCGCACGGTTGAGCAGTGGATTCGTGCGCACACGGTGACCTTGCCGCAAGCGCGTGCGGTGAGTGACTGGGTGCGTGCGTTGGGTATCGCGGTAGCCGTCGTGACCCTGCTTTTCGTGAGCTCGGCGCGATGGAATGTGGCCTCGCCTGACGATCTGCTCAGTGGCAGCATGTTGGCGCTCGCGCTCATGCCGCTGCTCACCGTGCGCGTCGGCGATGGCATGGCGGCACTGTTCGCCCACGCGCGACTGGCCACAGGTCTCCTCATCATCGCCTTTGCGGCGCATGCGCTGGCGCAAATCATGCCGGCGCCCGAACTGCTCGTCGCCCCCGATGCGCTGCGACTTGCGCTCGCAGCCACCCTGGCCCTCGCCCTCGTCATCACGCAGGTGCTCATCACGGTGCAGCCGCACGGCGCGTTCGCGAAGGCCCTGTATCCCGCGTGCTTCGCCGGCTTCTACGTCGATGAGGTCTTCACACGCCTGACCTTCCGCTGGTGGCCCCCGCGCACGCCAGCCCGCACGACCGCTCACGCATCGGCGTTCCCCGCCGCCCTGCACTCCTCCCCCGCCTGA